The genomic interval AATTAGAAAAAAAGGTATAGAAACCAATATTAGATCTGAATTACAAAACCATGGTGATGATTTACGCAAAAATAATGGACCGGATTATTTAGCAAAAGAATCATTAAAATTAATAAAAAATAAAAAGCAACTTTATGTTGTTGATGGAATAAGAAATAAACATGAAGTAGAATTTTATAAAAAGAATTTTGGACGTTTTTATCTTTTTTCTATTATTGCTGATAGAGATATTCGTTGGGCAAGAGTTAAAGCTAAATATAATGGCAATGAAAGTGAATTTGATAGAGATGATATAAGAGATAGAGACGGTAAAGAAGACTGGGGACAACAGGTTTCAAAATGCTATCAAGCTGCAGATGTAATAATTAGCAATAATGCCAATATAGAAATAGAAGGTCAAGGTGAAAATTACGAAATATTATTAAAAAAGATAAAACGCTTTGTCGATATAATTTTAGGCAAAGATAAATATCAACCTACATTTAATGAAGCAAGTATGGTTACTGCTTATGCAAATAGTCTAAAATCTTATTGCGAAAAAAGGCGCGTAGGTGCCATACTTACAGATGAAAATGGAAATATAATTAGTTCGGGCTTTAATGATGCACCAACTGGACAAAAATCCTGTAAAGCAAAATATGGAAAGTGTTATAGAGATCATTTAAAGGATAAATATAAAGTAGATAATACGTTCAAAATGCTAGACTATTGTAGAGCTTTACATGCTGAAGAGAATGCTATTTTAAATCTAATTAGACAAGGATCTCGATTATCACTCAATAGTAAAATATATACAACAACATTTCCATGCAATATGTGTGCCAATAAAATTGCTGAATTAGGAAATATAAAAGAAGTGATATATTTTGAACCTTATCCCATGGTTGAAGCTAAGGAAATATTAAAAGATGCACAAATAAAAATAACTCCTTTTGAGGGTGCAACTCACAAAGGCTATTTTCGTTTTATGGAGGACAATAAATGAAAGTATGTAAAAATTGTGGTAGGATTATTGAATTTAATCCTCGATTTAACGCTTATATTTGCAGAGAATGCGGCTATTCTGAAAAAGAACAATCCAAATATCTTGTTAATCGATTTTATCTTGATAAGAAAAAAGAAAAAGTAACAAGATAAAGCAAGATTAAAAGGCCAAACTTTAAAAGTTGGCTTTTTTTATTTTAAATTTGCGTATTATCATATTATTAAAAATTATAAGATTTTAACAATCTTTTTAATCAAAATTAAGACCGAAAATTTGAAATCTTCTCTTTAATCTTCTAATGTATGATATGTTTGCAATCATATTTAAAAGGTGTTATTATATTATAAAATTATCTGAATTAATATAAGGTTGTCTTTTTTATGAGTTTTATTTTTAGTGACCGCCTAAAAAAGATGAGCGGAACAGCCACAAGAGAAATTCTCAAACTTACTGCCAATCCAGAAATCATTTCTTTTGCCGGCGGATTGCCTTCCAATGAATGCCTGCCTGTAAATGAAGTTAAAGAAATCACTCAAGAGATCTTATCTAGCAGTAAAGCAAGCAATGTTTTGCAGTACGGTGTAACTCAAGGGATGTTCACTTTGCGTGAACTTTTAAAAGATTATGTCAAAACTTTTGGTATCCAGAACGTGCAAACAGAAGAAATTATGGTCGTAAGCGGCGGACAGCAGGCTTTGGACCTTG from Clostridia bacterium carries:
- a CDS encoding PLP-dependent aminotransferase family protein, which encodes MSFIFSDRLKKMSGTATREILKLTANPEIISFAGGLPSNECLPVNEVKEITQEILSSSKASNVLQYGVTQGMFTLRELLKDYVKTFGIQNVQTEEIMVVSGGQQALDLACRVFLNKGDTVLVESPTYLAFLQIAAAYEINIIGVNSDKDGIDTQDLEQKIKQYSPKLIYLVPTFSNPTGKTYPL